The following is a genomic window from Fulvia fulva chromosome 9, complete sequence.
TTCACATCATACCGACAGCATTGGAGATCAGTCTCGTTTGTGGTATCCTTACCTATCAGTTCGGTTGGAAGTTTGCCGTCCTTACAGTCGGCACCATGGCAGCATATTCCTGGTTTACCATCGCAACGACAGCTTGGCGCACCAAGTTCCGCAAGCAAGCCAACGCAGCCGATAACAAGGGCGCAACAGTCGCCGTCGACAGCTTGATCAACTACGAAGCCGTCAAATATTTCAACAATGAAGCATACGAAGCAAAGCGCTACGACAGCGCACTGAAGAACTATCAAGACGCCAGCATCAAAGTCCAAACATCCTTGGCATACCTCAACAGCGGCCAGAACCTCATCTTCTCCACCGCCCTTACCGGCATGATGTACATGGCCGCCCAAGGCGTATCGACGGGTCAGCTCACAGTCGGCGACCTGGTCCTCGTGAACCAACTCGTCTTCCAACTCTCCGTCCCCCTCAACTTCCTCGGCAGCGTCTACCGCGAACTCCGCCAATCCCTCCTCGACATGGAAACTCTCTTCAACCTCCAAAAAGTCAACGTCGCCATCAAAGAACCCAAAAACGCCCCAGACCTCATCCTCAACAAAGGCGGCGAAATCAAATTCGAAAACGTCTCCTTCGGATACCGCCCCGACCGCCCCATCCTCCAAAACCTCAACCTCACCATCCCAGCCGGCAAAAAAGTCGCCATCGTAGGCCCCTCCGGCTGCGGCAAGTCCACGATCCTCCGCCTCCTCTTCCGCTTCTACGACGTCCAATCTGGCCGCATCACAGTCGACGGCCAAGATATCAGGGACGTAAGCCTCGAATCCCTCCGTAAAAGTATCGGAGTCGTACCACAAGACACACCCCTCTTCAACGACACCATCGAACACAACATTCGCTACGGCAAAATCGACTCCCCCAGATCCTCCGTCATCGCCGCAGCCAAACGCGCCCGCATCCACGAAATCATCGAGTCCCTCCCCGACGGCTACGACACGATGGTCGGTGAGCGCGGCATGATGATTTCCGGCGGCGAAAAGCAACGTCTCGCCGTGTCACGCTTGATCCTCAAAGACCCTCCCCTCCTCTTCTTCGATGAGGCGACGAGTGCGCTGGATACGCATACGGAGCAGGTTTTGCTGCATAATATCAATAGTATCTTGAAGGATAAGGCGAGGACGAGTGTGTTCATTGCGCATAGGCTGAGGACGATATATGATTCGGATTTGATCATTGTGTTGAAAGGGGGGCGTGTGGCGGAGCAGGGGACGCATGAGAGGTTGGTGGATAGTGGGGGGATTTATAGTGAGCTTTGGAGCGCGCAGGAGATGGCGTTTgtggaggaggaggaggaggagggcAGCGAGGGAAATGATGGTGCATCAGGGGAAGGTGGGAAGGCGAAGTAGATTGCTTCGTCCGTTAGCCTACTGTCGACGCTATTGAGAGGCTCTGATGTGGTTGGATCATGTCGACCGGAAACACAGCAAGCCACCAATATCTTGAACTTCATACAGCTAAAGCAGAGTGCCAGGGCATCGCCTATCCAAATCCGAACCATTGAGAAGGTAGGGTGGACATTGGATACCCCTTCGACATACCATTGCAGGTCTGCGCAGATAAACCAAGTCAGTGCCGAACTAACACAAGAGTAGCGCATCGCGGCCGCGCGCAGCGAACGTAATTACCTGAAGAGGAAGAGCAAGCTACGGCATCACTTCGCAGGGCCTATGATCTCCCATACCGGTCTCGGCAGTACCTCGCTTCCTGGTTGGTATGTTCATCCTTCGTATACGGTCGGCCGTGAAATACATCCTCCCTCCTGCTCCATCTATCCACAACTCTCTTCACACCTCACCTCACCTCACCACAGATACCTTCGCAACCGCCACATCGACCTCACCATGCGCTCCCTCACATTCCTCCTCGCCCTTATCTTCCTGGCCACCATCGCCCACGCTCTACCCGAGCTACCACGACCCAACCCCCCGAGCTGCATGCCCGAGACTTTCGCCAGCAGGGACGTATGCATGACCGACTTTACGCATGCCTGTTGTCCAGGCGGTTTTGTTATCAGAGTAGTCTGGGGGTGTGGCAGGTTTGCGTGAATGCATAAATGCGTCGATTGAGGAGGTTGTGTGCGTAGGCGGGAAGACAGGGGGAGTATGCTTATGGCGTGTGTTTGGTTGGGACAGGGGCGGGGTGGTGGTAACGGGGGTGAGTGTAGAGTTTGTTGGTGGTGGTGTGAGGTGGGTGAGGCTGACCTTGTGGTAGAATTGGCATTTGATATCACATGTGTGATGCGCAAGGGAGTAGAAGGATGATTCGAGGGGGTTTAAGGGTGTGATGTGGGGAGTTCGACTGGTGGTGATGTGCATCTAACACACTTGGATCAAACCATCGCCGAGCAGACGGCAGCTTGGTAATCGTCGGGGGCAAGGAGAACCTACGCTTCCCCAGCAAACAATCAGCATACTCGCAGTACTTAGAAAAGGCTCCGCTACCCCCTAGATCTGGGGGTTGGAACTCGACATTGCCTAAGGAGCGCGATGATTCCAAGATGTTCTGCGACTCGTGTGACAGACACAACTATCAGCATTGGCCTAGCTACAACATTCACTCCCAAGCAGCCCTCCACCTGCCCACGCCACCAAGCCCAAACCTGAAACGCCCCTCAACGGCCACGGCCCCTCCCGCACTAACCTACATATGTCTACCCCAACCCCCTCCTTCCATCAACAACCAAGCAAGCCAATCACAAGCCAGCACCGAAAGCAACTCGTGTCCGCAATGTCTCAATGGCAGCGCGCCACACAAGTTGACTTCCCTTCAAGGTTGATTAATGGTCTAATAAGACAACCGCATTGTTACCACAAACATGCGAGATCAAGATTTGATTGTAATATTCGAGCTAGTCCGACTGCTCTCAGAGGTGTGTCTTGGGATTGAGCTTGACTTGGTTGTTGATAATAGGTGAACTCGATAATGAGTATCGAAGTTGTGACCTTGAGGATATCCTGGCTCATCTTGGGCTGGGATTTCTTTTTTGTCGGTGTAGATGGTGCAGGAAGCTTCGAGTTCGATCTCGAGTTCCGGGTGAGGTAGGTATCTTTTGCATCATATGCTGCAACATATGTAGTATACTCTTTTCTGCCCTGGCAGAGACACTTTTAGCCGGGCGCGCGTGTTGTTTCAGCGTTGCGCGAGAATTTGCTGGCAGCTTGGCATTCACATGTGCTGATCAACCATGTCAATTTTTCGGCTTTGTGCATTTCGCATCGCGGGAGTTCTATATGACTACGGAACTCAAGATACCTTCAGGTATTGTGGCAACTACGTACATTGAGCTGTACTCGCTACGTATCATAGTCAATACCGAACATGCTACCGTACACAATGCTCACATAACAGAGATTCAGCTACTGTCAGTTCACAGCTCTAGTTCTCTGCATAAGTCTAAGCGCTGGCTCTGCCCATCGAATCACCCAATTCGATTCCAACACCTGCTGAGCAGTGATTCTGTGCTTTGGACGAGCGCTGAGCATCGCTTGAAGCAGACCAATCAGCGCACATCGCTCGTCATCACCCATGGCCTCCATGGATGCTTCCCGCCGTGGCTCCTGTATCGAATCTTCCACCCGATCGGCAAGCGTCCGAGGCCGTTCATGGGGCTCGCCGGCTCTATTGTAGTACTTGTGCCGCTTGCTCCAACGCAACCGCCATTCTGCTGGGAAAGTGCCAATGACATCCAATTGCTCGGCTATGATTTCATCATCGCTCCAACACCACCGGTCGATCAATGTGCTCCGGCCTAGCAGTGCGAAGATTGTACAACCGAGCGCCCAGATGTCAGCAGGGAATGACATCCGACTGCGGGGATCGAGGAACATCTCAGGCGGGCGCATGATATGAGGGATGTGAGACTCGAAGCGCGGGTCGTCCTCTGGTAAGAAAGATTCGCCAAAGTCGCTGAGCAGGATCCTGGCATCTTCGAGTCGGACTTTCTCGCTGTCAGTGCCGAGGAATATTGGAACTACTCCAACTCGTGGCACCCACTCATCCAGAGGTTGGCCGTCCAATCGAGTGGCTGGGATAAGCTTTGGCTCCCCGTAGGTCTCATAGATCTGCTTGGTGGTCAAATCGTCAAATGAAGATGGAAATTGCAACAGGATGTTGCCCTCGTGTAAGTCTGGAAGAGTGGTCAGCACATCAAACCCCATCAGACCTTCGAGGAAGAGACTGACCTGCATGCACCACTCCGATAGAGTGTAGATACACCATAGCTTGTACCAGTTGCGCAACCATAGCTCGAGCAACCTGAGGCTGAAACAGTCCGTATTTTCCACAATCGCGGGCTTCTGAGACACTCATCCTGGCAGGGGCCGTGACCGTACACTGATGCACGCCCCTGCTCCCAGCAATCTCGGGACCTAGTACCTCGAAAGCATCAAGCAGGTGCGGCAAAAACTCACTCCCCGGACGACTCTCCCCACTCTCAATCTTCCCCTTGAGCATTCTCAAGATCTTCGTCTCATGAGGCGACTCGACCTCCGAGCGAGCAATCTTGATAGCGACGTGTCGTGAAGTTCTGTTGTCGTAAGCAAGCCAGACTGTCGAGTAACCACCATGACCTAGCTTATGTACCACTCGATATCGTGATGAGCAGAACTCGTCGCCTATTTTGACAGGCAAGTAGCCGCCGGCGCAGTAGCCAGCGAAATGCTCGATCCCATCGTCTGGGTCGTATGCGTACTCGATGCGGTGGTTGGTCTTGTGCTTCGTGCTGTATTTTTCATGGCGGATGGGATGTCTATTCAACGTGTGCAGGTAGCGGAAGCTTTGGGGTATCTGATGCCGAGATGTCTCTCGGCGAGGCATAGTGGCTCTGCTTGGTTGGCGTCTCACGCCAATCAGGGCAGGTACGAATCTGCCAAGCGAGAGAGCAGCCGTTGTGCGGTGTTGAAGTGCGAGCATCTTCATGTAGACGCATCTCGTGCATACGAAGGGGCGTGGATGTAAGAAGTCGTGATGTGCGACTGTATCTGAAGATCCGATGCAGATGCTTCGATGACGGATCTGAAGGTGTCGCGCTAGGCACATGCCACGCAGTGTGCCAAGACCAGACACACTTGAAACGAAGACATGCTGCGTACTGTGTCATTTCGCTACCTCGTCGTAGGTCCCAGGTAAAGGCTCACCATGTGCTTGAATGAGGTAGCGCTGGCGATGACACTGGCATTGAACACACAGCTGAAGCGTAAGGACATAGCCATACCACAGACCCAATCCCATCATGACCAACACCTACGCCGCTCCCGAGCACCTCcttactccctactccctACCATGCCCTCAGCACTTGATGCATGTCCCTCCTACCCCCCTACTGCGCACAATCCATCAACTCACAAGCAGCATGAAACACCGCCCTCGCCCTCTCATCACCCTGCAACACCTCATTCGTCGCCCCCGTTGCAACACCCCCATTCCTCCTCCCAAGCCGATCCGAATGCCACCTCGTCTTCTCCTTCTTCAGCATATCCATCAAGACCTTCATCTGTGCGGGATTTGCCTTGCTCTTGTCGAAGCTGATCTCGATCCTACCTGTGCCGGGGGTCTCTTTGTAGACAGGGACCAGACCCACGACGCCGAGGTAGAAGGCTTGGGCGTTGGCTTTCATGACTGTCTCGTTTGACCAGGTGGAGGGCGGAGCTGAGCATAGTGGGGCCCAGATTGAGTCTCGAGCACCTAGAGCGTTGGCTTTGAGACCACGAGCGGGGTAGGGGATGTTTGTGTCTGTGGTGGTGAGGCCATTCCACTTGTCGTTGTAGGTCTTGAACAATCGCTTCGCTTCGTCGGGCTTGAGGAGATTTGCCGGAGGTTGCGGTGGCGGAGGCGCTTGATAGGCGGTGAAGCCTGGATAGGGTTGTGAGAAGTTTGGAGCGCCGCCGGGCATGCTGTATCGTGTCCGCTTGTTCCGCTCATTATCCTGTGGTGCTGCTCCCGCGTTGCTGAAGAAGTGGAAGTGCGCGTTGTTGGCGCTCGGCTGAGCGTGCATCTGCTCGAAGAGATGGTCGAAGGCGCCGAATGGGCTTGTCCTCGAGAAAGGATCGAACCCATGCATCTCCTCGAAAGCTCGAAGTAACGGATCTTGGTGTTGCGGTCGTGAATGCGCTGCCTGTGGAGTCGGGCCAAAGCTTGCTCCGAAAGGCGGGAAGAAGTCATCGGCAAGGTTTTGAGCGGACTGTCTTTGCCCAGGCTGCTCTTGCGGTACTGTTTGAGGGTGGTAGGACGTCGGTCGAGGGCGAGTACTCCGTTGCCTAGCTTGTGCTTCCTGAAGATTGGCCTGCGCGTTCATCAAGGAGTCCTCATGACCCTTGAGCTCGTCCACCATACGCTGTAAGTGATGTGCACTGATTGCAGGCTGTCGAGTCGCCTGCTCCAAGCACTTCTTGCAGTTCCGGACAGATCTCCGTTCGATCTCTACGGCGTTCTCCAAAGCCTCGATTAGAGTACCGTCGACCTCCACGGATCTATTGTTCTGTGGCTGTTCATGTATTGGCTGCTCGTTCAAGTAGACAGGCTCATCGTCATCTTCATAGTCAACCTCCACAAACCGATCCTGCGTTCGTCCACGTGGCTGCTGAGCCCATTCTGGCTCTCTGGTCTCCGTACGGAAAGAGCTGTGCCTGCGCTGATTCATCCTGGGTCTGCGCACTGGAGACTGTTCTCTTTCGCGGCTCCGACTGTCACTTTCCTCGCGGGCCTCATGTCTGAGCTTTCCATCGAGCAGCTTGTCCTTCAGCCGTGAAAACATAGACTTCGGTCTCGCTCGACCGTTCCCGTAAGTATCGTATGCGAGATCATCATCGGTATCGCTCTCAACGTCCACATGCACTCTCCGGCGGTTAGTACCACCCTGTCCCATGGCCCCGTGCATAGCTGATTGTCGAGCCTGCTGTTGTACAGACAAGACGTCCTCGAGTAGCCCAAAAGCAGTCCCAAACAAGCCGCTCGATCGTGCGTTAAATCGCATCGGTGCCGTAAAGCTTCTCTGAAAAGGTCCGCCTGCATTACCAGTCATTGCATTGAAAGATAGTGCTCCGCCTGGACTCGACCAGCTCGCCGTCTCCACGGTATAATTCACGCCGTTCTGATTCCAAGACCGTGTGTTGCGGGTAGGTAAATTGCCAGATCCAATGCGAGTGAAGACTCCGGCATCGCGCGCGTCATGGCGCATAGGCATAGCCATCGTTTCAGAGCCCCCAGAGCTAACCAAGGCAGCCGGTTAATTGTCAGGCCAAGATTGGTCCGGCTTGGGTCTCGAGGCAGATGCTGCAGGGAACGCCGGTGGATTTGCGGTCGTGACGTCTGCCAGTCAAAGCGAATCTTCGAATTTGCTTCGAGAGATTGGCAATTGGCACGATCCTGGCAGTTTCGACCCAATGGTGTGCCGTGGCAAGTTGGCCGTTGCAAGCATACAGCTGTCGCGAAGTGCGGTCAGCAAGGTGAACGGACGCCGAGTGAGGTCAGGTCCTCGATTTTGCGACCAGAAAGTGCAGGGGATGCCGGCGTAACAAGGCGGAATTATGGCTGTTGGGAAGTGTCGCAGAAGTGAAGACGGCGGACCAGCCGTCACAAATGTGTGTGCTTTCTCGTCGTACAGAACACAAGGAGCTTTGGTGCTGACACAGCCACAGAGCCTCGTTGATGTTATGGTGTGGTCATTGGGTATGAGCTGCGGTTGCGTACAGCTTTGTTTGTGCCCTGCAGCCCGACTGAAGCAACCCAAAAGTAAGGCGAGCTGCAGCCGAGTGTGCCTGTCGTATCCGGGGCTGACCTGTCAGTTGTATCACTGCAAGACAATTGATGGCTGGTCGCGAAGAAGGACAAGGTTGAGAAGTTGGCAGAACGTGGTCGAGAGGTGCGAAGTCGAAGTGCTGACACTCTCGTGACCTGACGTTTGCAGGTGCGAGGGTGGGGCGGCGGCGTGCCAGTGCGCTGGGTCAGTGAATCGAAGCGAACATTCGACATGATTGGCAGGAGCTCTTCGCCTTTCACGACTCTGTATATTTTATGTACATGTCTATCGCTAGTCGCCATCTTCCTTTTCGCCAGGCTTTCTAGGTGTGATCTTTACTCGAACACTAGGCTTCTCGCCTATGTGCTCCAAGCCAGTGCCATCCTTTCTGATATTCTTTGCAATGTCAAAAGCACTTCGGATACAGTCGTTGACACCGACACCTGACATCCAGTTGCCAGCGACACGTAATCTGCCCTTGTATTCGCGCCAAATGTTGTTGTGAGCTTGCTGCAAGCGTTGCTCATG
Proteins encoded in this region:
- a CDS encoding Iron-sulfur clusters transporter atm1, mitochondrial is translated as MLASRVCLRAALRPCLAQSKATRVRTSIPIQFQASWRTRRIFATTPRHRKDEARARTIQQEEEQKQQQPSEEKQKQQQPSEEKQKQQQPSEEKQKQQQPSEEKQKQQQPSEEKQKQQQPSEEKQKQQQPSEEKQKQQQPSEEKVPESVAKDDKPAKPPTQNDPLLAEQTVSNKEQRKADWAIIKDMAHYLWPKNDFNTRFRVGLSVGLLVGAKALNVQVPFYFKTIVDSMNVDFAAVGGTAMTVAGAAIFSYGAARIGAAIFQEFRNAIFATVSQGAIRRVAANVFEHLLKLDLNFHLSRQTGGLARAIDRGTKGISFLLTSMVFHIIPTALEISLVCGILTYQFGWKFAVLTVGTMAAYSWFTIATTAWRTKFRKQANAADNKGATVAVDSLINYEAVKYFNNEAYEAKRYDSALKNYQDASIKVQTSLAYLNSGQNLIFSTALTGMMYMAAQGVSTGQLTVGDLVLVNQLVFQLSVPLNFLGSVYRELRQSLLDMETLFNLQKVNVAIKEPKNAPDLILNKGGEIKFENVSFGYRPDRPILQNLNLTIPAGKKVAIVGPSGCGKSTILRLLFRFYDVQSGRITVDGQDIRDVSLESLRKSIGVVPQDTPLFNDTIEHNIRYGKIDSPRSSVIAAAKRARIHEIIESLPDGYDTMVGERGMMISGGEKQRLAVSRLILKDPPLLFFDEATSALDTHTEQVLLHNINSILKDKARTSVFIAHRLRTIYDSDLIIVLKGGRVAEQGTHERLVDSGGIYSELWSAQEMAFVEEEEEEGSEGNDGASGEGGKAK
- a CDS encoding SRSF protein kinase 2, which encodes MPRRETSRHQIPQSFRYLHTLNRHPIRHEKYSTKHKTNHRIEYAYDPDDGIEHFAGYCAGGYLPVKIGDEFCSSRYRVVHKLGHGGYSTVWLAYDNRTSRHVAIKIARSEVESPHETKILRMLKGKIESGESRPGSEFLPHLLDAFEVLGPEIAGSRGVHQCTVTAPARMSVSEARDCGKYGLFQPQVARAMVAQLVQAMVYLHSIGVVHADLHEGNILLQFPSSFDDLTTKQIYETYGEPKLIPATRLDGQPLDEWVPRVGVVPIFLGTDSEKVRLEDARILLSDFGESFLPEDDPRFESHIPHIMRPPEMFLDPRSRMSFPADIWALGCTIFALLGRSTLIDRWCWSDDEIIAEQLDVIGTFPAEWRLRWSKRHKYYNRAGEPHERPRTLADRVEDSIQEPRREASMEAMGDDERCALIGLLQAMLSARPKHRITAQQVLESNWVIRWAEPALRLMQRTRAVN